A genomic segment from Aegilops tauschii subsp. strangulata cultivar AL8/78 chromosome 1, Aet v6.0, whole genome shotgun sequence encodes:
- the LOC109755678 gene encoding D-ribulose kinase isoform X2: protein MVSSIAPANHTVCSGSSTLCKLVSWWNKNCSNGSNDSAILMHQSDWLLWLLHGEYGVCDYNNTLKVGYDPEIGSYPSWLMSQPYSHMLPSSVRAPGVPIGPIKEDVRSQYGFSNDCVVCTGTTDSIAAFLAARTTDAGKAVTSLGSTLAIKLVSRVRVEDARFGVYSHRLDDQWLVGGASNSGGVVLRQLFSDDQLVTLSKDIDPSSPSPLDYYPLPKSGERFPVSDPDMEPRLEPRPDSDAEYLHGILESMARIEASGYKLLKELGATPVEEVFTAGGGAQNEKWTAIRERVLGVPVRKAEQTEAAYGAALLALRGATTGS from the exons ATGGTCAGCTCGATTGCTCCTGCGAACCACACCGTGTGCTCCGGTTCGTCCACCCTCTGCAAGCTCGTCTCATGGTGGAACAAGAATTGTTCGAATGGCAGCAACGATTCGGCGATACTGATGCACCAATCAGACTGGCTGCTGTGGCTTTTGCATGGAGAATATGGCGTTTGTGATTACAACAATACTCTAAAG GTAGGGTATGATCCAGAGATTGGCTCATACCCAAGCTGGCTCATGTCACAGCCATACTCACACATGTTGCCTTCTTCTGTCAGAGCACCCGGAGTTCCCATTGGCCCAATCAAAGAAGATGTGCGCTCACAATATG GCTTTTCGAATGACTGTGTGGTCTGCACTGGGACAACCGACAGCATCGCTGCCTTTCTTGCAGCACGAACCACTGATGCAGGAAAAGCG GTGACGTCGCTCGGTTCAACACTCGCGATCAAGCTCGTCAGCAGAGTCCGCGTGGAAGACGCAAGGTTCGGCGTCTACAGCCACCGCCTGGACGACCAGTGGCTCGTCGGCGGGGCGTCCAACAGCGGCGGTGTGGTGCTCCGGCAACTCTTCAGCGACGACCAGCTGGTGACGCTGAGCAAGGACATCGACCCGTCGTCTCCTTCCCCTCTTGACTACTACCCTCTGCCCAAGAGTGGCGAGAGGTTCCCTGTCTCTGACCCCGACATGGAGCCGAGGCTGGAGCCTCGACCCGACAGCGACGCGGAGTACTTGCATGGCATACTGGAGTCCATGGCGCGGATCGAG GCCAGTGGGTACAAACTGCTGAAGGAGCTCGGCGCGACGCCGGTGGAGGAGGTCTTTACGGCAGGGGGAGGCGCGCAGAATGAGAAGTGGACGGCGATCCGGGAGAGAGTGCTTGGGGTGCCTGTTCGGAAGGCAGAGCAGACAGAGGCGGCGTATGGAGCTGCATTGCTAGCACTCAGGGGTGCTACCACGGGCTCATGA
- the LOC109755678 gene encoding D-ribulose kinase isoform X1, with product MYHPFTKEEQPGGQRTHWSVQLHQPHNPQPQRWSSVQRFLILPQQASPPLLPKVYRLFLSPNQPQQLTNALGIEPPTMPILSLSAKPLSRLPAKQGRVRNLASSSRIRITMLNQQDRQGNETGRPLYLGIDFGTSGARYALIDKQGAIHAEGKRTYPAAVGQTTNWASSWREALFQLLGDIPPVHRSSISSISIDGTSSTTLIIDRNNGELLAGPFLYNESFPDALPMVSSIAPANHTVCSGSSTLCKLVSWWNKNCSNGSNDSAILMHQSDWLLWLLHGEYGVCDYNNTLKVGYDPEIGSYPSWLMSQPYSHMLPSSVRAPGVPIGPIKEDVRSQYGFSNDCVVCTGTTDSIAAFLAARTTDAGKAVTSLGSTLAIKLVSRVRVEDARFGVYSHRLDDQWLVGGASNSGGVVLRQLFSDDQLVTLSKDIDPSSPSPLDYYPLPKSGERFPVSDPDMEPRLEPRPDSDAEYLHGILESMARIEASGYKLLKELGATPVEEVFTAGGGAQNEKWTAIRERVLGVPVRKAEQTEAAYGAALLALRGATTGS from the exons ATGTATCATCCATTTACCAAGGAAGAACAACCGGGAGGACAACGGACGCACTGGTCGGTTCAGTTACACCAGCCCCATAACCCACAGCCACAACGGTGGTCTTCTGTCCAAAGGTTCCTTATCCTTCCCCAACAGGCATCACCTCCTCTTCTTCCCAAGGTCTATCGTCTCTTCCTATCACCAAATCAACCCCAGCAATTGACCAATGCACTTGGGATCGAGCCACCCACCATGCCAATCCTCAGCCTCTCTGCTAAGCCGCTGTCTCGCCTCCCTGCAAAACAAG GCAGGGTGCGGAACCTTGCGTCTTCGTCGAGGATAAGGATCACGATGCTCAACCAACAAGATCGTCAGGGGAATGAAACCGGCAGGCCTCTGTACCTTGGGATAGACTTCGGAACTTCCGGCGCCAGATACGCTCTTATTGACAAGCAAGGGGCCATCCACGCCGAAGGCAAAAGAACTTACCCAGCTGCT GTTGGACAAACCACTAACTGGGCAAGCTCGTGGAGAGAAGCACTCTTCCAGCTTCTGGGCGACATCCCGCCCGTTCACCGGTCATCAATCTCATCCATCTCCATTGATGGGACTTCATCAACCACTCTCATCATTGATAG AAACAATGGAGAGCTTCTTGCCGGCCCTTTCCTCTACAACGAGAGCTTCCCCGACGCGCTGCCCATGGTCAGCTCGATTGCTCCTGCGAACCACACCGTGTGCTCCGGTTCGTCCACCCTCTGCAAGCTCGTCTCATGGTGGAACAAGAATTGTTCGAATGGCAGCAACGATTCGGCGATACTGATGCACCAATCAGACTGGCTGCTGTGGCTTTTGCATGGAGAATATGGCGTTTGTGATTACAACAATACTCTAAAG GTAGGGTATGATCCAGAGATTGGCTCATACCCAAGCTGGCTCATGTCACAGCCATACTCACACATGTTGCCTTCTTCTGTCAGAGCACCCGGAGTTCCCATTGGCCCAATCAAAGAAGATGTGCGCTCACAATATG GCTTTTCGAATGACTGTGTGGTCTGCACTGGGACAACCGACAGCATCGCTGCCTTTCTTGCAGCACGAACCACTGATGCAGGAAAAGCG GTGACGTCGCTCGGTTCAACACTCGCGATCAAGCTCGTCAGCAGAGTCCGCGTGGAAGACGCAAGGTTCGGCGTCTACAGCCACCGCCTGGACGACCAGTGGCTCGTCGGCGGGGCGTCCAACAGCGGCGGTGTGGTGCTCCGGCAACTCTTCAGCGACGACCAGCTGGTGACGCTGAGCAAGGACATCGACCCGTCGTCTCCTTCCCCTCTTGACTACTACCCTCTGCCCAAGAGTGGCGAGAGGTTCCCTGTCTCTGACCCCGACATGGAGCCGAGGCTGGAGCCTCGACCCGACAGCGACGCGGAGTACTTGCATGGCATACTGGAGTCCATGGCGCGGATCGAG GCCAGTGGGTACAAACTGCTGAAGGAGCTCGGCGCGACGCCGGTGGAGGAGGTCTTTACGGCAGGGGGAGGCGCGCAGAATGAGAAGTGGACGGCGATCCGGGAGAGAGTGCTTGGGGTGCCTGTTCGGAAGGCAGAGCAGACAGAGGCGGCGTATGGAGCTGCATTGCTAGCACTCAGGGGTGCTACCACGGGCTCATGA